One genomic window of Psychrobacillus sp. INOP01 includes the following:
- a CDS encoding HAMP domain-containing sensor histidine kinase — protein sequence MKTLYSKFVWMTLLIMFASGTIGFMIVNTFYHQNLKEKNDEKNVEVANAIVELIESSNLNSIESLLQTIGDTGYQIYIVSEDGEESFYGGDFRAREISDSIVKKVLNGEVYHGMREFPKETFITGYFSNELTNTVGIPFTYEDKSYALFQRPNIKFLFNEIHLLLGGLAGAMIFISVIAMLIVAKRMIDPLTKLTIATNKIANEDFQVPILVNQRDEIGQLADSFRNMVKQLEASDRYKKDFIARVSHDFQTPLLNIQGYAALLESGDLNGNYAEIIQKEAKRLSGLMKQLLLLTSFDQANTRTKKELFQLDDQLKQVVLKFRWLLDEKDISIQLHLKKVEVLGDREMLEYVWENLISNAIKYNYSPGEIQVEMTETTEYVQVIIEDTGIGNKNTDYGQWTERFYREDAARSTQIEGSGLGLAIVKEVIQSHNGVLSFENVEPHGTKVCVQLQKM from the coding sequence ATGAAAACCTTATATAGTAAATTTGTCTGGATGACACTCCTTATTATGTTTGCAAGTGGAACAATCGGTTTTATGATTGTAAATACGTTTTATCATCAAAATTTGAAGGAGAAAAATGATGAGAAAAATGTAGAAGTAGCCAACGCTATAGTAGAGCTTATCGAATCGTCTAATCTAAATAGCATAGAGTCACTTCTACAGACAATTGGAGATACTGGGTACCAGATATATATTGTGAGTGAGGACGGCGAAGAGAGCTTTTATGGAGGGGATTTCAGGGCTCGTGAAATTAGTGATTCTATTGTGAAGAAGGTTCTAAATGGCGAGGTATATCATGGAATGCGAGAGTTTCCAAAAGAGACGTTTATAACTGGATACTTTTCAAATGAATTAACAAATACAGTAGGGATCCCATTCACGTATGAGGATAAAAGTTACGCACTTTTTCAAAGACCTAATATTAAATTTCTATTTAATGAAATTCATCTCCTTTTAGGAGGTCTTGCAGGAGCAATGATATTCATTAGTGTTATTGCTATGTTAATCGTTGCTAAAAGGATGATTGATCCGCTAACAAAACTGACGATTGCTACAAATAAAATTGCGAATGAAGACTTCCAAGTGCCAATACTAGTAAACCAACGAGACGAAATTGGACAATTGGCGGACAGCTTCCGGAATATGGTGAAGCAATTGGAAGCTAGTGACCGCTATAAAAAAGATTTTATCGCAAGAGTGTCGCATGATTTTCAAACACCATTATTAAATATACAAGGATATGCCGCTTTGCTAGAGAGTGGAGATTTAAATGGAAATTACGCAGAAATCATTCAAAAAGAAGCAAAGCGTTTATCGGGATTAATGAAGCAATTATTATTACTTACTTCATTCGATCAAGCGAATACTCGAACGAAAAAAGAGTTATTTCAACTGGACGACCAATTGAAACAAGTTGTGTTGAAATTTAGATGGCTATTAGATGAAAAGGATATTTCCATCCAATTACATTTGAAAAAAGTAGAGGTATTGGGAGATAGAGAGATGTTAGAATACGTCTGGGAAAATCTCATTTCTAATGCGATTAAATACAATTACTCTCCGGGAGAAATACAAGTAGAAATGACAGAAACTACGGAATATGTACAGGTTATCATAGAAGACACTGGTATCGGAAACAAAAATACGGACTATGGACAATGGACGGAACGATTTTACCGAGAGGATGCAGCGAGATCTACACAAATCGAGGGCAGTGGGCTAGGTCTTGCAATTGTAAAGGAAGTCATTCAGTCGCATAATGGCGTGCTCTCATTTGAAAATGTAGAACCCCATGGAACAAAGGTGTGTGTCCAGCTACAGAAGATGTAA
- a CDS encoding MMPL family transporter: MKNKRTWLITLTIWLVIVVLLSFLAPSSKEVASTSKNAGLPETALSIQADKVVKENFSSSEGIPLLIVFEKNKAATDEEIQSILTLMEKNYPGIPKFSKIPMEQRDSFVSEDKKTFFVPLILEGQLESKEIHAQVKEIKKNVSNIIPAGFTIYYTGPAGIASDTIDLFSQADVVLLLATVGIIFILLIIIYRSLLLAIIPLIGAGIVYGVVDRLIGLTGKFTSITIENQALSIMMILLFAVITDYSLLLYARYKEEQDMRIALAKTRETILFSGGTILAGVATLAFAIYEPYRNFAPVFAIAVVIMLIAGLTLLPALFALVKTPKRKEKTTKLWANAGNVSTKKPWKVAIPILLLLGIGTWHATTIIYSYDLLASFPEELSSREGFTKLGEAFSEGEIAPTTILIKSKDEKVIADIQEKLEDRPMVSQVRPSTSESEKYTQFSIILKANPYSKEALNEVEMIRDELENQHVLVSGETVKQVDIRDINSRDTLLVMGLMTVLIGLMLAFQTRSIRASLLMMLSILLSFGAALGFSTWIFDVFFGYTSFSYRIPLYTFVFLVALGVDYSIMLMSRLKEERKEYEEQEAIAKAVEKTGGVISSAGLILAATFAVLISQPVMELKLFGFAVAVGVLLDTFIVRPLLLPALLIITNRGK, from the coding sequence ATGAAAAACAAGCGTACTTGGCTTATAACTTTAACGATTTGGTTGGTTATAGTAGTATTACTTTCTTTTCTTGCACCATCCAGTAAAGAAGTCGCAAGTACATCCAAAAATGCTGGTCTTCCAGAAACAGCTTTATCCATTCAAGCTGATAAAGTAGTAAAAGAAAATTTCTCTAGTAGTGAGGGGATACCTCTCCTAATAGTTTTTGAAAAAAATAAGGCTGCCACAGATGAAGAAATACAAAGCATTCTTACATTAATGGAGAAGAATTATCCAGGTATACCGAAGTTTTCAAAAATACCTATGGAGCAACGAGATTCTTTTGTGTCGGAAGATAAGAAGACATTCTTTGTGCCATTAATTTTAGAAGGACAATTAGAAAGTAAAGAGATTCATGCGCAAGTGAAAGAGATTAAAAAGAATGTATCTAACATTATCCCGGCAGGTTTTACGATTTATTATACGGGACCGGCTGGTATAGCAAGTGATACAATTGACCTATTTTCACAGGCTGATGTAGTTTTACTTCTAGCAACTGTAGGGATTATTTTTATACTATTAATCATTATTTATCGCTCACTGTTATTAGCTATCATTCCACTAATTGGCGCTGGAATTGTATATGGTGTAGTGGATCGACTGATAGGACTAACTGGTAAATTTACTTCTATCACGATTGAAAACCAAGCACTTTCCATCATGATGATTTTATTGTTTGCCGTTATTACCGACTATTCTCTACTCCTTTATGCTCGTTATAAAGAAGAGCAGGATATGAGAATAGCACTTGCTAAAACTAGAGAAACTATCCTGTTTAGTGGTGGTACTATTTTAGCGGGGGTAGCAACACTTGCCTTTGCTATTTATGAACCGTACCGTAATTTTGCTCCAGTGTTTGCAATTGCAGTAGTCATCATGCTAATCGCGGGACTTACGTTATTGCCAGCTTTGTTTGCACTAGTAAAAACACCGAAAAGGAAAGAAAAAACAACGAAGCTTTGGGCAAATGCGGGAAATGTAAGTACGAAAAAGCCTTGGAAAGTAGCAATACCGATTTTGTTACTACTAGGTATTGGCACATGGCATGCAACGACAATCATCTATTCATATGATTTACTGGCATCTTTCCCAGAAGAGTTATCTTCAAGAGAAGGTTTTACAAAGTTAGGAGAGGCATTTTCGGAAGGTGAAATAGCACCAACGACGATTCTCATAAAATCAAAAGACGAGAAAGTGATTGCAGATATTCAAGAGAAATTAGAAGATAGACCAATGGTAAGTCAGGTACGACCTTCGACTTCAGAAAGCGAGAAATACACACAGTTTTCTATCATATTAAAAGCGAATCCTTATAGCAAAGAAGCTTTAAATGAAGTGGAAATGATAAGAGATGAATTGGAAAATCAACATGTTTTAGTAAGTGGAGAGACAGTAAAGCAAGTAGATATCCGGGATATTAACAGTAGAGATACATTACTCGTAATGGGGTTAATGACGGTATTGATCGGATTAATGCTTGCTTTCCAAACTAGATCGATTCGGGCATCTTTGTTAATGATGTTATCCATTTTATTGTCATTCGGAGCGGCTTTAGGATTCTCTACATGGATTTTCGATGTGTTCTTTGGTTATACGTCGTTTAGTTATCGAATCCCGCTTTACACATTTGTATTTTTAGTGGCACTAGGTGTGGACTACTCAATTATGTTAATGAGTAGGTTGAAAGAAGAACGAAAAGAGTATGAAGAACAGGAAGCAATTGCGAAAGCGGTTGAAAAAACAGGCGGTGTTATTTCTTCGGCAGGGTTAATACTTGCTGCTACATTTGCTGTTTTAATATCGCAGCCAGTCATGGAGCTTAAACTATTTGGTTTTGCTGTCGCGGTTGGTGTACTGCTGGATACGTTTATCGTTCGACCATTATTATTACCAGCGTTATTAATAATTACAAATAGGGGGAAATGA
- a CDS encoding DUF4306 domain-containing protein, with protein sequence MFQITRVLVLICSFSLLLFSTFISFYEGSQILTNPLVWEHTAVFSHWIKGDVTVSSDILTIDYLLYAAKHSPFFPLLMLLSTSAIFFQLVFWLFKNNPKVKITFCTMVILFSIIILIVLKDSPTTGLHLISMFFGILIIFSMIMTFWTVKNYKKDEYFISEV encoded by the coding sequence GTGTTTCAAATAACTAGAGTATTAGTTCTTATTTGTAGTTTTTCACTACTGCTTTTTTCTACTTTCATTAGTTTTTATGAAGGATCACAAATATTAACAAATCCTTTGGTGTGGGAGCATACAGCGGTTTTTTCTCATTGGATAAAAGGAGATGTGACTGTTTCTAGTGATATTTTAACAATTGATTATCTGCTATATGCAGCAAAGCATTCTCCATTCTTTCCACTGCTGATGTTGCTTTCGACAAGTGCAATTTTTTTTCAACTAGTTTTTTGGCTGTTTAAAAACAATCCAAAAGTGAAAATTACTTTTTGTACAATGGTAATTTTATTTTCAATTATTATTTTGATAGTACTAAAAGATTCGCCTACGACTGGATTGCATTTAATTTCCATGTTTTTTGGTATACTAATAATTTTTTCAATGATAATGACTTTTTGGACCGTCAAAAATTATAAAAAAGATGAATACTTTATTAGCGAAGTATGA
- a CDS encoding S9 family peptidase, which produces MSSLENIEGVWEGSINIPEQPLPIIVEFEKDKGTISIPVQGLSDYPLTGVKLEESDVFFNMNIQGQKLTFVGKVEQEKIMGTFTQQGQNFPFELVKGSKEVEVDKGSLVEVKVKDGTMSGQLEIPQGEGPFPLLVIIAGSGPTDRNGNSIALPGKNNSLKMLAEDLAGNGVATIRYDKRGVGKNTSLAGKEEDLRFDQYIDDAAAWVQFAKNDKRFSKVGIIGHSEGSLIGMVASQKVDTDVFISIAGAGRPIDQVLLEQLQAQLPANLMEESTDILEKLKQGEQVKTVSQELQSVFRSSVQPYMISWLKYDPAEQLQKLNGPVLIVNGNLDIQVPVKDAELLHQTKKDSEILIVDKMNHILKEAPADREGNVATYSNPNLPLANGLVDGIVDFLQEHVK; this is translated from the coding sequence ATGAGTTCATTAGAAAATATAGAAGGTGTATGGGAAGGATCCATTAATATACCCGAACAACCCCTGCCAATTATCGTTGAATTCGAAAAAGACAAAGGGACGATTAGTATTCCAGTACAAGGATTAAGCGATTATCCACTTACAGGTGTGAAATTAGAAGAATCGGACGTATTTTTTAATATGAATATTCAAGGCCAGAAGCTAACGTTTGTTGGTAAAGTGGAACAAGAAAAAATTATGGGAACGTTTACTCAGCAAGGGCAAAATTTCCCTTTTGAATTGGTAAAGGGAAGTAAAGAAGTGGAAGTAGATAAAGGTAGTTTAGTTGAAGTGAAGGTAAAGGATGGAACGATGTCTGGTCAATTAGAAATCCCACAAGGGGAGGGACCTTTCCCTCTTCTGGTCATCATTGCTGGTTCTGGTCCTACAGATCGAAACGGAAACTCAATTGCATTGCCCGGAAAAAATAATAGTTTGAAAATGCTCGCTGAAGATTTAGCAGGTAATGGTGTGGCAACTATCCGCTACGACAAGCGGGGAGTTGGAAAAAATACGAGTTTGGCAGGCAAAGAAGAAGATTTGCGATTTGACCAATATATTGATGATGCTGCTGCATGGGTACAATTCGCAAAAAATGATAAACGTTTTTCAAAGGTTGGAATAATCGGTCACAGTGAGGGTTCTTTAATTGGGATGGTGGCTAGCCAAAAAGTAGATACGGACGTATTCATTTCCATTGCTGGAGCAGGAAGACCTATCGATCAGGTTCTCCTTGAACAACTCCAAGCACAACTTCCAGCAAACCTAATGGAAGAGTCCACCGATATTTTGGAAAAATTAAAACAAGGTGAGCAAGTGAAAACAGTAAGCCAGGAATTGCAAAGTGTGTTCCGCTCATCGGTACAACCATATATGATATCTTGGCTAAAATATGACCCAGCTGAGCAACTGCAGAAGTTAAATGGACCAGTACTTATAGTGAATGGAAATCTCGATATTCAAGTCCCTGTAAAAGATGCAGAGCTATTACATCAAACGAAAAAAGATTCTGAAATACTGATTGTTGATAAGATGAATCATATATTGAAAGAAGCGCCTGCCGATCGAGAAGGAAATGTCGCTACGTATTCAAATCCCAATCTTCCATTAGCGAACGGATTAGTGGATGGAATAGTCGATTTCTTGCAAGAACATGTAAAATGA
- a CDS encoding phosphotransferase enzyme family protein, with amino-acid sequence MRKNHIRLDGGFHNEVYYIEEKEIVVRISNARKTKEMVLQEIEWMNFLYEQEVAVPKPEIHVEDENGLVRAYFGYVKGDMMDVKNVLHWNEKVFEQWGKALGRMHVLSKSFKVVKTHRPIWTVENTDVFGIRENLSSWLKNPYDMLLENLCAFDSTESTFGLIHNDFHQGNLIITEDGTITTIDFDDCAFNWYAQDIAVAFYHAYWQHSSYNGETKAFPQTFMNHFFAGYQSENLLHEDIVKQIPIFLKLREIFLYQLFNRKWDKNNLEEWQKFTLLDLEEKIKNNNPYAGISDFSIYIKI; translated from the coding sequence ATGAGAAAAAATCATATCCGACTAGATGGAGGTTTTCATAACGAGGTTTATTATATTGAGGAAAAAGAAATAGTAGTAAGAATATCTAATGCTAGAAAAACGAAGGAAATGGTTTTACAGGAAATTGAATGGATGAATTTCTTATATGAACAGGAGGTTGCTGTTCCTAAACCGGAAATACATGTGGAAGATGAAAACGGGTTAGTAAGGGCATATTTCGGTTATGTTAAAGGCGATATGATGGATGTGAAAAACGTATTACATTGGAATGAAAAAGTATTTGAACAATGGGGAAAGGCCTTAGGAAGGATGCATGTTCTATCTAAGAGTTTCAAAGTAGTAAAAACACATCGACCTATTTGGACAGTTGAGAATACTGATGTGTTTGGTATAAGGGAAAACTTATCCTCATGGTTAAAGAATCCTTACGACATGCTGTTGGAAAATCTATGTGCGTTTGATAGCACGGAAAGCACATTTGGTCTGATTCATAATGACTTTCATCAAGGGAATCTAATCATTACAGAGGATGGCACTATTACAACGATTGACTTTGATGATTGTGCATTTAATTGGTATGCACAAGATATTGCGGTGGCCTTCTATCATGCATATTGGCAACATAGTTCTTACAATGGCGAAACAAAAGCTTTTCCTCAGACATTTATGAATCATTTTTTTGCCGGGTATCAATCGGAAAATTTGCTTCATGAGGACATTGTCAAACAAATTCCTATATTCCTAAAGCTAAGGGAGATTTTTTTATACCAGCTATTCAATAGGAAATGGGATAAGAACAATTTGGAGGAATGGCAAAAGTTTACTTTGTTAGACTTGGAAGAAAAGATTAAAAATAACAACCCATATGCTGGAATTAGTGATTTTTCAATCTACATAAAAATTTAA
- a CDS encoding DMT family transporter — protein MKLWIYPLMVVFAASSYGTLSTMVKLAIGDGYTASEAISSQYIVGFMLAFILYLITQRKLPRLYGGFKIILLAGVFTATTGIVYGMSLIYLPASLAVVMLFQFTWIGTLIDCILRKRLPTRPEVISLIILFVGTILAAGVLDVDLSGIDWRGWVYGFAAAVSFSLNMNVNTKQVEGMNTTTRLLFVSFIAMIMIAIFQSPEIIWNGKLFTEPLLFYGLALGLLGIIIPIYFFVIAVPKVGGAVSSILSAMELPVAVIVSVLVLSEALSWLQIFGIIVILAGMCIPTLATISKNKKRKTAS, from the coding sequence ATGAAATTATGGATTTACCCCCTAATGGTTGTGTTTGCAGCAAGCAGCTATGGGACTTTATCAACTATGGTTAAACTAGCAATCGGTGACGGCTATACAGCCTCTGAAGCGATTTCTAGTCAATATATTGTAGGATTTATGTTGGCTTTTATTTTATACTTAATTACACAACGAAAGCTTCCACGTTTATATGGAGGCTTTAAGATTATTTTGTTAGCAGGTGTGTTTACCGCTACTACGGGAATTGTTTATGGGATGTCGCTTATATACTTACCTGCTTCTCTTGCAGTTGTTATGCTATTTCAATTTACATGGATTGGAACGCTGATCGATTGTATTTTGAGAAAACGATTGCCAACAAGACCAGAAGTTATTTCGCTTATTATTTTATTTGTCGGAACGATTTTAGCGGCTGGTGTTCTTGATGTTGATTTGAGTGGAATTGACTGGAGAGGTTGGGTTTATGGTTTTGCCGCTGCTGTTTCATTCTCCTTGAATATGAATGTTAACACGAAGCAAGTCGAAGGTATGAATACCACAACTCGTCTATTATTCGTCTCTTTTATCGCAATGATCATGATTGCCATCTTCCAAAGCCCAGAAATTATTTGGAACGGAAAACTATTTACCGAACCACTACTATTTTATGGACTGGCTCTCGGATTATTAGGAATCATTATTCCAATCTACTTCTTTGTAATTGCAGTGCCTAAAGTGGGTGGCGCGGTTTCTTCTATATTAAGTGCGATGGAGCTACCTGTTGCTGTTATCGTTTCGGTACTTGTATTGAGCGAAGCGCTATCATGGCTACAAATTTTTGGAATAATCGTTATTTTAGCTGGAATGTGTATTCCAACGCTCGCTACTATTTCGAAGAACAAAAAACGGAAAACTGCTTCATAA
- a CDS encoding GNAT family N-acetyltransferase — MEILIRKAYKEDATEAIPLIMEAIGDISMQMTGETEDAAITKEFIQLFTQTDNRHSYLNTYIAEMNGHVAGVLVFYTAEQAITLDANLEAYLSNKKGTVVTIDPEAAPGEWYIDTVVVDPTYRGHGIGTKLLSYAEQLVKNSGGGKLSLNVELEKDAAIRLYNRLGFDTLCPWTIIGEPFHHMVKTVVPD, encoded by the coding sequence ATGGAAATATTAATCAGAAAAGCTTACAAAGAAGATGCAACTGAGGCTATTCCACTTATAATGGAAGCCATTGGAGACATCTCAATGCAGATGACTGGAGAAACGGAAGATGCTGCAATTACCAAAGAGTTCATACAACTATTTACACAGACAGATAATCGACATTCCTATTTAAATACGTATATTGCTGAAATGAATGGACATGTTGCAGGAGTATTGGTGTTTTATACTGCGGAACAGGCAATTACTCTAGATGCAAATTTAGAAGCATATTTATCTAACAAAAAGGGTACTGTTGTCACAATAGATCCTGAAGCTGCCCCTGGAGAGTGGTATATCGACACGGTTGTAGTTGACCCGACATATCGTGGCCATGGGATAGGCACGAAATTATTAAGCTATGCAGAGCAATTAGTAAAGAATTCAGGCGGCGGGAAACTTTCCTTGAATGTGGAACTTGAGAAAGATGCTGCAATTCGCTTGTATAATCGTCTAGGATTTGATACCCTATGTCCTTGGACAATTATTGGTGAGCCTTTTCATCATATGGTGAAAACTGTAGTTCCAGATTAA
- a CDS encoding PLDc N-terminal domain-containing protein yields MDLDSIPWMLILPVLIIQLLLVVIAVIDLLRVKYTNGPKWMWALIIIFINIIGPVIYFIVGRRNE; encoded by the coding sequence ATGGACTTGGATTCAATTCCTTGGATGCTTATCTTACCAGTGCTTATCATTCAACTATTATTAGTAGTTATTGCAGTGATTGATTTGTTACGAGTTAAGTACACTAATGGACCAAAGTGGATGTGGGCACTTATTATTATTTTTATCAATATAATTGGACCTGTTATTTATTTTATAGTTGGGAGACGAAATGAATGA
- a CDS encoding ABC transporter ATP-binding protein: protein MKTFLHVQGLTKEYGKEKAVNEVTFSLNKNTATALIGPNGAGKTTTLSMLAGLLRQTSGTVVIDGDMKGDFRREIGFLPQYPQFYSWLTALEFTEMVAKLSGLDGKFAKSQAERTLDFVGLGDAKNKKTGTFSGGMKQRLGLAQAIVHKPGLLLLDEPVSALDPVGRREILNLLKELQEHTTILYSTHILNDAEEMTDQLLFLRKGQLVEQGSLKEVRDKYANPLFKILFANTEEAAKFVEISPWPARQENEVVFIHLEENKPMMNEVLQVLANSNLRLSKVERASASLEEIFLQVVNKHE, encoded by the coding sequence ATGAAAACATTCCTTCATGTGCAGGGGCTAACAAAAGAATACGGGAAAGAAAAAGCAGTAAATGAGGTTACTTTTTCACTAAATAAAAACACTGCAACTGCTTTGATAGGACCAAATGGTGCTGGTAAGACGACTACGTTGTCAATGCTAGCGGGACTCTTACGACAAACGAGTGGAACGGTAGTGATTGATGGCGATATGAAAGGAGACTTTCGAAGAGAAATAGGCTTCTTGCCACAGTACCCGCAATTTTACTCGTGGTTAACAGCACTTGAATTTACTGAAATGGTAGCGAAGTTAAGTGGGTTAGATGGAAAATTTGCTAAATCGCAAGCTGAAAGAACATTAGACTTTGTTGGCTTAGGAGATGCGAAAAACAAAAAAACAGGGACATTTTCTGGTGGTATGAAACAGCGACTAGGATTAGCGCAAGCAATTGTGCATAAACCTGGATTGCTTTTGCTAGATGAGCCTGTATCCGCATTAGATCCAGTTGGCAGAAGAGAAATTTTGAATCTACTAAAAGAACTGCAAGAACATACGACTATTTTATATTCCACTCATATTTTAAATGATGCAGAAGAAATGACTGATCAGTTGTTGTTTTTAAGAAAAGGTCAATTAGTGGAGCAGGGATCGTTGAAGGAAGTACGAGACAAGTATGCGAATCCTCTGTTTAAAATTCTCTTTGCAAACACAGAAGAAGCAGCAAAGTTTGTCGAAATCAGCCCGTGGCCTGCTAGACAGGAAAATGAGGTTGTTTTTATACACCTTGAGGAAAACAAACCAATGATGAATGAAGTATTACAAGTACTTGCTAATAGCAATCTACGATTATCAAAGGTAGAGCGAGCATCTGCCAGCTTAGAAGAAATCTTTTTGCAGGTGGTGAATAAGCATGAATAA
- a CDS encoding ABC transporter permease has translation MNNFSILFQKEWRENVRNFKILWIPLVFILFGISEPLTYHYLPQILNAVGNMPDDMVFQLPEYTPEQIIMSTVGQYQFIGMLIVAFGFAGIIARERKNGTATMLYVRPISYTGYVFSKLAIMGILIIGSACIGLLANVYYTYILYGAVDVVAFIGFLGTYSIWLLFAISVVICSSAAFSTGIASVISIFLLVVVQLVDSLLGAYWAISPWKLPMYAGQILSGNIDKTPFFWSLTVTLAVVVLLVVGAIYIAKRNVANAKI, from the coding sequence ATGAATAATTTCTCTATACTGTTTCAAAAAGAATGGCGTGAAAATGTTCGTAACTTTAAAATTCTATGGATACCTCTAGTGTTTATATTATTTGGTATTTCCGAACCTTTGACTTATCATTATTTACCACAGATTTTGAATGCCGTAGGAAATATGCCGGATGATATGGTCTTTCAGCTGCCAGAGTATACACCTGAACAAATAATTATGTCAACAGTTGGTCAATATCAATTTATAGGGATGTTAATTGTAGCATTTGGATTTGCAGGCATCATTGCTAGGGAGCGCAAAAATGGAACGGCTACGATGTTATATGTAAGACCGATTTCTTATACCGGTTATGTGTTTAGCAAGTTAGCTATTATGGGCATCTTAATAATAGGAAGCGCATGTATCGGCCTTTTGGCGAATGTCTATTACACGTATATTTTGTATGGAGCAGTAGATGTAGTTGCGTTTATTGGCTTCCTAGGAACGTATAGTATCTGGTTGTTATTTGCTATTAGTGTTGTTATTTGTTCCAGTGCGGCTTTTTCTACGGGAATAGCTTCTGTTATATCGATTTTCTTGTTAGTAGTCGTACAATTAGTGGATAGTCTGTTAGGTGCTTACTGGGCCATTTCACCTTGGAAGTTACCGATGTATGCAGGGCAAATTTTAAGTGGAAATATAGACAAAACACCATTTTTCTGGAGTTTGACTGTAACTTTAGCGGTAGTAGTGTTGTTAGTAGTAGGAGCAATTTATATAGCTAAGCGAAATGTAGCTAATGCAAAAATATAA
- a CDS encoding CBS domain-containing protein yields the protein MVARNSDRFIVSYNRIDQLMKDLIGTNEHMAFFRLIDFAKKKNAVIRRYEADLREYGDLRNAIIHHRTSLEFAIAEPHDEVVAKMEEIEDALVKPITVAKMFHTNVTIFQETDSLCYALKVIKDKKYNQFPVYKGRTFKGLITPVGITMWMASKVDSESFSRKRTMLSEILAHESNRNNHQFIQAQASVFEAVEIFKSSVIRGRRLEALLITEDGKASDKLIGIVTPLSLLKVE from the coding sequence GTGGTAGCTCGTAATTCTGATCGTTTTATTGTATCCTACAACCGAATAGACCAATTGATGAAGGACCTGATTGGTACGAATGAACATATGGCGTTTTTTCGATTAATTGATTTTGCTAAAAAGAAAAACGCCGTTATTAGAAGGTACGAGGCAGATTTACGAGAATATGGGGATCTAAGAAACGCCATTATACATCATCGTACGTCTTTGGAATTTGCCATTGCTGAACCACATGATGAAGTTGTGGCAAAAATGGAGGAAATTGAAGACGCATTAGTTAAACCGATTACAGTTGCTAAAATGTTCCATACGAATGTAACGATTTTTCAAGAGACGGATTCACTATGCTACGCCTTAAAGGTGATAAAAGATAAAAAGTACAATCAATTTCCCGTATACAAAGGGAGAACATTTAAAGGACTTATCACACCGGTGGGCATTACTATGTGGATGGCTAGTAAAGTGGATTCTGAATCCTTTTCGAGAAAAAGAACAATGTTATCGGAAATATTAGCACATGAAAGTAATAGAAATAATCATCAATTTATACAGGCTCAGGCATCTGTATTTGAGGCAGTAGAAATATTTAAGTCCTCAGTAATACGTGGGAGGCGCTTAGAAGCACTTTTGATAACGGAAGATGGAAAAGCAAGTGATAAATTAATTGGAATTGTAACTCCTTTGAGTTTATTAAAGGTAGAATAA
- a CDS encoding NAD(P)-dependent oxidoreductase, whose protein sequence is MKIALFGATGRVGHAILTLLLEKDIQVTALVRNPKKMQPQAGLTVLQGDARNTADVEGALAGVDAVISALGTDKTNVLTESITHIISIMQKQQLKRIITIGTAGILDSRAEPGLLRYQSSESKRKSIAAALEHHKVYDLLKDTLLDWTIVCPTYLPTGTSTDEFIVLRDKLPEDAVQTTTGDTALFTVNELLKNEHTGYRVGIMSPQY, encoded by the coding sequence ATGAAAATAGCACTCTTTGGAGCAACTGGACGCGTGGGACATGCTATACTCACGTTATTACTAGAAAAAGATATACAAGTTACTGCATTGGTAAGAAACCCTAAAAAGATGCAACCTCAGGCTGGTTTAACCGTCCTACAAGGCGATGCAAGAAATACTGCAGATGTAGAAGGAGCACTGGCTGGAGTAGATGCAGTTATAAGTGCACTCGGCACCGATAAAACAAACGTATTAACAGAATCCATCACACATATAATTTCTATTATGCAAAAGCAGCAGCTAAAGCGAATTATAACAATTGGTACTGCGGGAATATTGGATAGTAGAGCAGAACCGGGATTACTTCGTTATCAATCATCCGAATCAAAGCGTAAATCCATAGCGGCTGCGCTGGAACACCATAAAGTGTATGATTTATTAAAAGATACTTTACTTGACTGGACTATTGTTTGCCCGACCTATTTGCCAACGGGAACTTCAACGGATGAATTTATTGTATTGCGAGATAAGCTGCCAGAAGATGCGGTGCAAACTACAACAGGTGATACTGCTTTATTCACCGTAAATGAGCTTTTGAAAAATGAACATACTGGTTACCGAGTAGGAATCATGAGCCCACAATATTAG